The DNA window ctcacttgaagaaacttctcaATGACATGCTGATGGCCATGCTCAGCCTTCAAAAGCAAACAATAAGACAATTAAATAATATACATATGGATGTAATATACTAACTTTAAGATTTGACCAGCatttcatgtacatactacatgCATGGCTTACCAAAGCAATAGAGAGAAGCATCACAAATCCAAGTAGAACAACAATCTTCATGCTGAAAGTCTTCATCTAAATAGAGTATAAACAtaaacatcatcactttattaatCCATCTATTTCCTACAAGTTACAGATTATATTATATGTATAATCTACTACACAGTTAATGAGTGTATAAGAATGACTTCACTCTGAACAAAGTGTTAGAATTATTAGTATAACCATACCTTAACGTATCTCAGGGTTAAAAGCCTTCTCAGTGCCTCTGTAAGCGCTAGCACACTCATCAATACACAGACAATATATAGTGTTTCTCAGCCAATCACAAAGCCCTAATGAAGCCTAAATGTGTTGTAATGAAGGATGTTGTATGATGTCTGGGTGTTCCATGTAACGTTGGGCATTGCAAAACAGGCAAACAAATGAGCCTCTTGCCACTGCTATTAATCAAATGTGCTAACTGAAAATGTCAGTAGGCCTACTGTGTCATTGTTTCCCATCTGCTGTTAATTCCAAACAATGTCTATTTCACATCTACATTTATGGCAATAACATTctctgtgtgtaactgtgtgagTTTGGCATATTACCTCTGACCTTGTATTGTCAGTGGATCACAGACCAGCTAATAAGGGTCTCCCTCACAACGTTTTTATATCAAATCACATTATTTGAGGAATTTACTTTGATCGAATTTCTATCAGGTACGACAGAAAAATAAAATGATTAAAACAATGAATCAGGGTAATTGTATACTAGGCTACTATTAAGTGTTGATACTTACTCAGTGCTAAGGATAGATAACTAGAGTAATCAAAAGGGGACCAGAAGCTTAGCCGGTCCGTAAAACCCTCAAATTCAGACAAACAAAAGGTGTAATGGGTACTCATTCAAAATAATCTCACACAAAGCTTACTAGATATCTAGAGTATCTGACTTTATACTGAAGTTATAGATTAGAGGTTCGCAAACGATTATGTTATCACCCATTTGCAACGTGTCTTTCAAAATTGTCTTGTTATTAGCCACCAAACAACATATTTCATCATGTGCTACCCAAGAGGAACTGGTAGTGGGTCTTGACCCTTTTTTGGAAACACCAAATACCCTGGAATTGACTATGAATTCCGAAGTTTTGTGGATTTCATATTTGTTCATATTTGTGTTAGAACTTGTAGCGACATCCACCTTATGTCAGAGAGGTTTCACTCTTGTTTTGAAAGCATCGCAAATACTTTGTCAaacaaacagaacacaacagacaaAGACATACACAATGATGGATCTTAACTTATTTCATTTATTGAAAATGGAATAATCAGCTCTGAACAGCAGCTAATGTCAACATATGTGATGTAAACAAGGTGGAGACATGAGAGTCCTTCTGGCGCCCATCTCATTTTCCACCTGCTGCTGGGGCTGGGGCGGGAGCTGCAGCAGGAGTTGCGGCTGGAGCGGCAGCGAGTCTGGCCAATAGGAAGGGCAGGAGGGCCATCAGGGCAGAGTTACTTTGGGGAGGCTGGGCGTAAGGGAAGAATGACGGGTACTGAGGCTGCTGAGGCTGCTGATAAGGATAGAATCCCCCAACACCACGCCCATAACCCCTGAacatctgtggagagagagagagagagagagagagagagagatggataaattGTTCTGAACTCAAACAAACTAGTAATCATATTCAAATAGCAGCCCATACTAAAGTACTCTAATAGATAGAATACCTAATAAATAGCAATAGATAGTACTAAATATTACTGTACCTCATCACTAGCTGAGCGCTCCTCTCGATCATGTTTCTCAGACacctgcacacacaaacaaaatccCAGGATGAAGGATATTACAGTATAGAGTAATCAACACTCAAAGAGTGAACTTAAGTCCATCATATTGTAATAATTAATGTATTGTCATATTCCAATACATTGCAATCTGTGGAAACAGCAATCTCTTGGTGTATTGATTTGTAAATTGCAGTGTTGATGTTGTATTTCAAGAATTCTTACAGGAATGGAGGAACAAAGTCCAATCAGGCACATCACTAGGAATAGTAGTTTCATGGTCGCCATGGAATTCTTGAAATGAAGAATACGAATTGTGAATTCAAAGCTAGATAAAATACTGCAAGCCTAAATTCCACTACAGTATTCTTTGAATCTCTTACCTGTTCAAGTGAAGATGTAAAATGGTTGAAAAGTCAGAACTAAAGTTGTGACACTGATGCTGTATTGTAACTTAACAGCTAGTTTGTGCTTTTTATAGACCATTTCAGTCCAGTGCACCAATGAGCTTTCAGTCCCATGATCAAAGGTGTGTCCTGGAGATGTAAATGTGATGAAATTAGGCATTTGGTGGGTAATCCTACAAATCTATATATCCACAGTCCCCACAAAGAACAATGTCTCATCAGTATTAGGAAACCTTAGCAAAGATGAGACGTTTTGAAACTGTGGATGATTCATTCACATGGttttgggggattgtggaggctaaATGAACACATTTAAATAATGTTAGATAATGTATATTGATAAAATATTGTTTCAAATTGTATTACACCGCTTTCATTTCTCAAATAATGCAATATAGCTAAAGTCCCACCATTTATTTAGACCATTTACTTATCATACAATCTGATGTACCACACTTTTTTTTCacaatttccacaaacttcatgAGCATTCATCAGAGAACTGGAGAGACATACAATGTAGCTTGAAATATATATCTATTTTTAAttgaacataaagacataaaggaATCACACTTCATTATGTAAAGTGTGGGGTTCCACAGAGTGCTGAATGTTCATTCTGCGTGATGCAGGATATGAAGGGACAGCAGTTACTCTCTGGGAGTTCCATTAAATACCTGCTAGATTGAAAAGTGAATTAATTAATATATAGGATATTACATTTAATTTGTCACGTTGGGGGACTGGTGCAGGGGTTGAGGCAGGTgcaggggctggttcaggggttggGGCTGGTGCAGGGGTTGAGGCAGGTgcaggggctggttcaggggttggGGCTGGTGCAGGGGTTGAGGCAGGTgctggggctggttcaggggttgaGACAGGTGCTGGGTCTGGTTCAGGGGTTGAGTCAGTTgctggggctggttcaggggttggGGCAGGTGCTGGGGCGGGTGCTGGGGTTGAGGCAGGTGCTGGGACTGGTTCAGGGGTTGGGGCAGGTgctggggctggttcaggggttgaGGCAGGTGCTGTGGCTGGTTCAGGGGTTGAGGCAGGTgctggggctggttcaggggttgaGGCAGGTgctggggctggttcaggggttggGGCAGGTgctggggctggttcaggggttggGGCAGGTgctggggctggttcaggggttgaGGCAGGTgctggggctggttcaggggttgaGGCAGGTgctggggctggttcaggggttggGGCTGGTGCCGGGgttggggctggttcaggggttggggctggttcaggggttgaGGCAGGTgctgggctggttcaggggttggGACAGGTGCTGGGGCTGGTACTGGGGTTGAGGCAGGTtctggggctggttcaggggttgtGGCGGGTgctggggctggttcaggggttgaGGCAGGTGCTGTGGCTGGTTCAGGGGTTGAGGCAGGTgctggggctggttcaggggttgaGGCAGGTgctggggctggttcaggggttgtGGCAGGTgctggggctggttcaggggctGGGGCAGGTGCTGTGGCTGGTTCAGGGGTTGAGGCAGGTgctggggctggttcaggggttgaGGCAGGTgcaggggctggttcaggggttggGGCTGGTGCAGGGGTTGAGGCAGGTgcaggggctggttcaggggttggggctggttcaggggttgaGGCAGGTGCAGGGGCTGGTTCAGGTgctggggctggttcaggggttgaGGCAGGTgcaggggctggttcaggggttggGGCTGGTGCAGGGGTTGAGGCAGGTgctggggctggttcaggggttgaGACAGGTGCTGGGTCTGGTTCAGGGGTTGAGGCAGTTGCTGGGGCTGGTTCATGGGTTGGGGCTGGTGCAGGGGTTGAGGCAGGTgctggggctggttcaggggttgaGACAGGTGCTGGGTCTGGTTCAGGGGTTGAGGCAGTTgctggggctggttcaggggttggGGCAGGTgctggggctggttcaggggttggGGCAGGTgctggggctggttcaggggttgaGGCAGGTgctggggctggttcaggggttgaGGCAGGTgctggggctggttcaggggttggGGCTGGTGCCGGGgttggggctggttcaggggttggggctggttcaggggttgaGGCAGGTGCTGGGTCTGGTTCAGGGGTTGAGGCAGGTgctggggctggttcaggggttggGACAGGTGCTGGGGCTGGTATTGGGGTTGAGGCAGGTtctggggctggttcaggggttgtGGCAGGTgctggggctggttcaggggttgaGGCAGGTGCTGTGGCTGGTTCAGGGGTTGAGGCAGGTgctggggctggttcaggggttgaGGCAGGTgctggggctggttcaggggttggGGCAGGTgctggggctggttcaggggttggGGCAGGTgctggggctggttcaggggttgaGGCAGGTgctggggctggttcaggggttgaGGCAGGTgctggggctggttcaggggttggGCCTGGTGCCGGGgttggggctggttcaggggttggggctggttcaggggttggggctggggatggggctggttcaggggttggGGCTGGCTCAGGGGTTGGGGCTGGTGCAGGGGCTGGTGCCGGGGTTGGGGCTGGTGCAGGGGCTGGTGCCGGGGTTGGGGCTGGTGCAGGGGCTGGTGCCGGGGTTGGGGCTGGTGCAGGGGCTGGTGCAGGGGCTGAGTCTGGTGCAGGGGTTAGGGCAGGTGCAGGTGTAAATAATTTCTGCTCATAATCTGTGGAGCTATGGAACGTACCTCCTTGGAGTTTGAGTTAGAGTTGGAGTCAGAGCTGGAACGTGCAACTCTCAAATGATCCACATCAGCctgaaaaataataattttgtacatgtaaatatgcc is part of the Oncorhynchus clarkii lewisi isolate Uvic-CL-2024 chromosome 10, UVic_Ocla_1.0, whole genome shotgun sequence genome and encodes:
- the LOC139419267 gene encoding uncharacterized protein — its product is MGHSVHNVDIGKPLAMRVPSASFISCPGGWSQTIPQVKKPDVLGWHGYTSSAVVRPVGHADKFFKIKLEVANELTTKMMMKATIFLGYLLGLSLTVPADVDHLRVARSSSDSNSNSNSKETQPLHQPLHQPQPRHQPLHQPQPRHQPLHQPQPRHQPLHQPQPLSQPQPLNQPHPQPQPLNQPQPLNQPQPRHQAQPLNQPQHLPQPLNQPQHLPQPLNQPQHLPQPLNQPQHLPQPLNQPQHLPQPLNQPQHLPQPLNQPQHLPQPLNQPQHLPQPLNQPQNLPQPQYQPQHLSQPLNQPQHLPQPLNQTQHLPQPLNQPQPLNQPQPRHQPQPLNQPQHLPQPLNQPQHLPQPLNQPQHLPQPLNQPQHLPQPLNQPQQLPQPLNQTQHLSQPLNQPQHLPQPLHQPQPMNQPQQLPQPLNQTQHLSQPLNQPQHLPQPLHQPQPLNQPLHLPQPLNQPQHLNQPLHLPQPLNQPQPLNQPLHLPQPLHQPQPLNQPLHLPQPLNQPQHLPQPLNQPQHLPQPLNQPQHLPQPLNQPQHLPQPLNQPQHLPQPLNQPQHLPQPLNQPQHPPQPLNQPQNLPQPHPPQPRHQPQPLNQPQHLPQPLNQPQHLPQPLNQPQHLPQPLNQPQHLPQPLNQPQHLPQPLNQPQHLPQPLNQPQHLPQPLNQPQHLPQPLNQSQHLPQPQHPPQHLPQPLNQPQQLTQPLNQTQHLSQPLNQPQHLPQPLHQPQPLNQPLHLPQPLHQPQPLNQPLHLPQPLHQSPNVTN